The following proteins come from a genomic window of Acinetobacter sp. SAAs474:
- the eat gene encoding ethanolamine permease: protein MKDIVSSDHQHIDHNQYFAQRQLKTGAVGWLLLIGLGVSYVISGDFAGWNFGIAQGGWGGLFIATVVVAIMYLCMSLTMSEMSTMLPTAGGGYSFARVAFGQFGGYLTGTAILMEYAIAPAAIAVFIGNYCEMLFGLNGWMIYIFCYAFFMFIHLKGAGEALKIMFVITAIACVALVVFLAAMLPYFNINNLFNIQVSNNIGATAFLPFGYMGVWAAVPFAIWFFLAVEGVPLAAEEAKDPVKSLPRGLIGSMLILATFALLILFLSTGAVGADFIQNSGAPLVDALSTIYGKNAWVTHFVNFVGLAGLVASFFSIIYAYSRQVFALSRAGYLPRFLSLTNQNKAPTMAIIIPGIIGFLLSLTGEGDLLILMAVFGATISYVLMMLSHIKLRLSRPELERPYRTPGGIYTSAFALLLAIIAVIAGLMVDIKVWLMSAAIYSAFIIYYIVYSRHHLVKGTPEQAFTRIDH from the coding sequence ATGAAGGATATCGTATCGAGTGATCATCAACACATAGACCATAACCAATATTTCGCACAACGTCAGCTCAAAACGGGAGCTGTTGGATGGCTACTTTTAATTGGGTTAGGTGTATCTTATGTTATCTCTGGAGATTTCGCTGGCTGGAATTTTGGTATTGCCCAAGGTGGATGGGGTGGATTATTTATCGCCACAGTTGTTGTTGCAATCATGTATCTTTGTATGAGCCTGACTATGTCTGAAATGTCAACCATGCTTCCAACAGCAGGTGGTGGATATAGTTTTGCACGTGTTGCTTTTGGTCAATTCGGTGGATATTTAACAGGTACAGCGATTCTCATGGAATATGCGATTGCCCCTGCCGCAATTGCAGTATTCATTGGAAATTACTGTGAAATGTTATTTGGCTTAAATGGATGGATGATCTATATCTTTTGTTATGCCTTTTTTATGTTTATTCATTTAAAAGGTGCAGGTGAAGCGTTAAAAATTATGTTTGTGATTACAGCGATTGCCTGTGTCGCATTAGTGGTATTTTTAGCTGCAATGTTACCCTACTTTAATATCAATAATTTATTTAATATTCAAGTCAGTAACAATATTGGTGCAACTGCATTTTTACCTTTTGGCTATATGGGTGTTTGGGCAGCAGTACCTTTTGCAATTTGGTTCTTTTTAGCAGTTGAAGGTGTTCCTCTAGCTGCTGAAGAAGCGAAAGATCCTGTTAAATCTTTACCCCGCGGTCTGATTGGTTCAATGTTAATTTTAGCTACATTTGCACTATTAATCCTGTTCTTAAGTACAGGTGCGGTGGGTGCAGATTTTATTCAAAACTCAGGTGCGCCTTTAGTCGATGCATTAAGTACAATTTATGGAAAAAATGCTTGGGTCACTCACTTTGTTAATTTTGTAGGTCTTGCTGGACTAGTTGCCAGCTTTTTCTCCATTATTTATGCTTATTCACGTCAAGTCTTTGCCTTATCCAGAGCAGGCTATCTACCTCGATTTTTATCTCTCACCAATCAAAATAAAGCACCAACTATGGCGATTATTATTCCGGGTATAATAGGCTTTTTGTTATCATTAACAGGTGAAGGAGATCTACTGATTTTAATGGCTGTATTTGGTGCCACGATTTCCTATGTCCTGATGATGCTTTCTCATATTAAACTACGATTATCCCGTCCAGAATTAGAACGCCCTTATCGGACACCTGGTGGTATATACACTTCAGCTTTTGCATTGCTACTGGCCATTATTGCTGTTATTGCAGGTTTAATGGTTGATATTAAAGTATGGTTAATGTCTGCAGCAATTTATAGTGCATTTATTATTTACTATATCGTCTATAGTCGACATCATTTAGTTAAGGGTACACCTGAACAAGCGTTTACTCGAATAGATCACTAA
- a CDS encoding ATP-binding protein, which translates to MSILFYFAQQHGKSILLQCFLTLCLLISTVCFSAQVEDEPIKMQSQNRVCVAEIRTVQIAKEIRPSAIGLPIQGKWSEVKSLPDQWQERWPDYQGNVWYRIKWNYQCPKEQQNSLSLMIASISMAGQIFVNENLLWQSKSLTNPLSMHWNMPRQWIILPAGLKQGENEILIRVIPDQLINSGIGEVLIGETSKIEPIYKRIWFEKRGSQIYSIIFELVLAILTLLIWIFRPTEKAFIWYSICTFFWIIYIGKNLLVEPFLFLDNISIERIHNIVFLLFTWTSCLYTWRFADRKFKLLERSYWLIVALDILLIIVVPDTYLKPLLSISFIMAFSCYMINCLTFPWIAFKSKRLDTMLLAAVMVLIYFPIGMHDGWHMLMHDGTLLSPYTSPFTTIILAIIFALRWTDSMKRIERFNQTLKSTVLNVKAELLASVKKTHQLELKNVKLQERIKLAHDLHDGLGGSLLHSMSLVERKEEKLLNKDQVLSMLKHLRDDLRQIVDTSASLNTQCPETPVIWLAPIRHRFNQLFDELDINLHWSLPEKWLFEVNIPDCFAYQRVLEEALTNIVKHSYATQVYIKLQFDMDGMLTLYIEDNGIGFDTVAVEKAGLSVGMRSIRSRMQKIQAKCKISSESGKTVLYIMKKYTK; encoded by the coding sequence ATGTCTATATTATTTTACTTTGCACAACAACATGGAAAATCAATACTTTTACAATGTTTTTTAACATTATGTTTGTTGATCAGTACTGTTTGTTTTTCGGCTCAAGTAGAAGATGAGCCGATTAAAATGCAATCGCAAAATAGAGTATGTGTCGCTGAAATACGTACAGTTCAAATTGCCAAGGAAATAAGGCCCTCCGCCATAGGTTTACCGATTCAAGGAAAATGGTCTGAGGTCAAAAGTCTACCCGATCAATGGCAAGAACGATGGCCAGATTATCAGGGTAATGTCTGGTATCGTATAAAATGGAATTATCAATGTCCTAAGGAACAGCAAAACTCCCTTTCACTGATGATTGCTTCAATCAGTATGGCTGGACAAATTTTTGTAAATGAAAACTTACTCTGGCAAAGTAAATCACTGACAAATCCTTTATCGATGCATTGGAACATGCCACGGCAATGGATCATACTTCCTGCAGGGCTAAAACAGGGTGAAAATGAAATTTTAATTCGAGTAATACCTGACCAACTGATTAATTCAGGTATTGGTGAAGTTCTGATTGGAGAGACTTCTAAAATTGAACCTATATATAAACGTATATGGTTTGAAAAAAGAGGGAGCCAGATCTACAGCATTATTTTTGAATTGGTACTTGCCATTTTAACATTATTAATCTGGATTTTTAGACCTACGGAAAAAGCTTTTATTTGGTATAGCATTTGTACATTTTTTTGGATTATTTATATTGGAAAAAATCTGTTAGTAGAGCCATTTTTATTTTTAGATAATATCTCTATTGAACGTATTCATAATATCGTTTTTCTCTTATTTACATGGACAAGCTGCCTTTATACTTGGCGTTTCGCTGATAGAAAATTTAAATTACTTGAACGATCATACTGGCTAATCGTCGCTTTAGATATATTATTAATTATCGTTGTACCGGATACTTATCTAAAACCGTTATTGAGTATTAGTTTTATCATGGCATTTAGCTGTTATATGATAAATTGTTTAACATTTCCTTGGATTGCATTTAAATCTAAACGATTAGACACCATGTTACTCGCAGCAGTGATGGTACTCATCTATTTTCCTATCGGCATGCATGATGGTTGGCATATGTTGATGCATGATGGCACTTTATTGTCACCCTATACCTCACCCTTTACCACCATCATTCTTGCCATTATTTTTGCATTACGTTGGACAGATAGTATGAAGCGGATTGAACGCTTTAATCAAACACTTAAATCTACCGTTTTAAACGTAAAAGCTGAATTACTGGCATCTGTAAAGAAAACACATCAACTAGAACTTAAGAATGTTAAGTTACAGGAACGAATTAAATTAGCTCATGACCTACACGATGGCCTTGGCGGATCTTTACTACATTCTATGTCACTGGTTGAGCGTAAAGAGGAAAAATTATTAAATAAGGATCAGGTCTTGTCTATGCTCAAACATTTACGTGATGATCTACGGCAAATTGTTGATACCAGTGCAAGTTTGAATACTCAATGTCCAGAAACACCCGTGATTTGGTTAGCACCTATTCGTCATAGATTTAATCAATTATTTGATGAACTGGATATTAATCTTCATTGGAGTTTACCTGAAAAATGGCTATTTGAAGTTAATATTCCAGATTGTTTTGCATATCAACGGGTGTTAGAAGAAGCACTAACCAATATCGTTAAGCATAGCTATGCCACTCAAGTTTATATCAAGCTTCAGTTTGATATGGATGGGATGTTGACTTTATATATTGAGGATAATGGTATTGGCTTTGATACGGTTGCTGTGGAAAAAGCAGGTCTAAGTGTAGGAATGCGCAGCATACGATCACGAATGCAAAAAATACAGGCTAAATGCAAAATCAGTTCGGAATCAGGGAAAACCGTCCTATATATCATGAAAAAATATACAAAATAG
- a CDS encoding Ail/Lom family outer membrane beta-barrel protein — translation MRNLIYTVVVAGMCGTSIHAVAANHTVSLGYAQINVKNFKNLKGVNAQYRYENQSPWGAVVSTTYASAKEGIHINDDNEYFNSENKVKYFSILAGPSYRFNEYLSLYTLAGLAQGKENYNSQRMVNTTQYSKFGTNKKTTFAYAIGVAINPVKNIAVNIGYEGTRFKTEGESIKFNGFNIGLGYKF, via the coding sequence ATGAGAAATCTTATTTATACCGTGGTTGTAGCTGGGATGTGTGGTACATCCATTCATGCTGTTGCAGCAAATCATACCGTTTCTCTTGGTTATGCACAAATAAATGTAAAGAATTTTAAAAATTTAAAAGGTGTTAATGCACAATACCGTTATGAAAATCAATCGCCTTGGGGGGCTGTAGTATCAACGACATATGCATCTGCAAAAGAGGGTATTCATATAAATGATGACAATGAATATTTTAATTCTGAAAATAAAGTAAAGTATTTTTCAATTTTAGCAGGTCCATCATATCGTTTTAATGAATATCTAAGTTTATATACCTTAGCGGGATTAGCACAGGGCAAAGAAAATTATAATTCCCAGAGAATGGTCAATACAACACAATATAGTAAGTTTGGAACCAATAAGAAAACTACATTCGCCTATGCGATTGGCGTTGCTATTAATCCTGTAAAAAATATTGCTGTCAATATTGGTTATGAAGGAACTCGTTTTAAAACTGAAGGTGAAAGTATTAAATTTAATGGCTTTAATATCGGCCTCGGTTATAAATTTTAA
- a CDS encoding SDR family oxidoreductase, protein MNPLSKNFLIYGVSKGLGKAIIQSIPEAHDIIYGVSRSAPIQMDNLHWIEADLSSSETAVHKIKEIITDKKVDVLIYNVGIWETTAFTESYDFEKISSFEINQMISTNITTCIQSLQTLIQNLKVSRNAKVILIGSTWGVENHNGKELIFSATKFALRGIAESLRELLRHDLIGVTILNLGYLATEYDIEIPVDHVLKETEHTLIPLADVIQAIKFIISTSNASCVKEILMPAMKDTNM, encoded by the coding sequence ATGAATCCTTTAAGCAAGAATTTTTTAATTTATGGTGTAAGTAAAGGGCTTGGTAAAGCGATTATTCAATCCATACCTGAAGCGCATGATATTATTTATGGCGTATCTCGATCTGCTCCTATTCAGATGGATAATTTACACTGGATTGAAGCAGATTTATCCTCCAGTGAAACTGCAGTTCATAAAATCAAAGAGATCATCACTGATAAAAAAGTAGATGTTTTGATCTATAACGTTGGTATTTGGGAAACAACTGCTTTCACAGAAAGTTATGATTTTGAAAAGATATCCTCATTTGAAATTAATCAAATGATCAGCACCAATATCACAACTTGTATACAATCACTTCAAACCTTAATTCAAAATTTAAAAGTATCACGTAATGCTAAAGTCATTCTTATTGGTTCTACGTGGGGGGTAGAAAATCATAACGGAAAAGAACTTATATTTTCAGCGACAAAATTTGCATTACGAGGTATTGCTGAATCCTTAAGAGAACTATTACGTCATGATTTAATAGGGGTAACAATCTTAAATTTAGGATATCTCGCGACAGAGTACGACATAGAAATACCTGTAGATCATGTTTTAAAAGAAACAGAACACACTCTAATTCCCTTAGCAGATGTGATTCAAGCTATTAAGTTTATTATTTCTACTTCTAATGCAAGCTGTGTTAAAGAAATTTTAATGCCAGCCATGAAAGATACCAATATGTAA
- a CDS encoding VENN motif pre-toxin domain-containing protein, which yields MVLDTVAAGLSTPTNSVTGIGVAVLSPTASYEVGQYFKELASKNANGELTSGQETAHIFAHGLLGSAVAAAGGNDALTASLSAGGAEAAAPIFSQYLYGKKPSDLTADEKGTISSITSLAASGIGASTGNIGSTVQSGQVAHNAVENNDFLLEVQFALKYPKIALQIGGIQDPSSILNPNISTIASTYQLNLLNPDELSKLGYARNDVLGEGGLGNALRHTLWQALITKSFGPDIAIEVGNAHESSGGTNYNQKTGLSLNKADELADQLNNQIGRSLGLQNLDNFDLAKKALDIYANQGLYQVVKNSNGTYDSQRVKLNTELYEISNKNLKNLDQTGAGSTVQKKRQILKENANFPLTIGGTRYNEK from the coding sequence TTGGTTTTAGACACTGTTGCAGCTGGCTTGTCTACACCGACCAATAGTGTTACGGGAATTGGTGTAGCGGTACTCAGTCCAACAGCAAGTTATGAGGTCGGTCAGTACTTTAAAGAGCTGGCAAGTAAAAATGCAAATGGCGAATTGACAAGTGGGCAAGAAACAGCGCATATCTTTGCACATGGTTTATTGGGTTCAGCAGTTGCAGCCGCTGGCGGTAATGATGCATTAACTGCCAGTTTATCCGCAGGTGGAGCAGAAGCCGCAGCCCCTATCTTTTCACAATACTTATATGGAAAGAAACCAAGTGATTTAACTGCGGATGAGAAAGGTACAATTAGCTCAATTACAAGTTTGGCTGCATCAGGGATTGGAGCGAGTACTGGAAATATTGGTTCGACAGTGCAAAGTGGGCAAGTGGCTCATAATGCAGTGGAGAATAATGATTTTTTATTGGAAGTTCAATTTGCTTTAAAGTATCCCAAAATTGCTTTGCAAATAGGAGGAATACAAGATCCTTCAAGCATACTGAATCCAAACATATCTACTATCGCATCTACTTATCAATTAAATTTATTAAATCCAGATGAGTTATCGAAATTAGGTTATGCAAGGAATGACGTTCTTGGTGAGGGCGGTTTAGGTAATGCACTACGTCATACATTATGGCAGGCGTTAATAACTAAAAGTTTTGGCCCAGATATTGCCATAGAAGTTGGTAATGCACATGAAAGCAGCGGTGGAACAAATTATAATCAAAAGACTGGATTAAGTTTAAACAAGGCTGATGAGTTAGCAGATCAACTTAATAACCAAATTGGTAGAAGTTTAGGCTTACAGAATTTGGATAATTTTGATTTAGCAAAAAAAGCCTTAGATATTTATGCAAATCAAGGGTTGTATCAGGTAGTGAAGAATTCTAATGGTACATATGACTCTCAGAGAGTAAAATTAAATACGGAACTTTATGAAATTTCGAATAAAAATTTAAAAAACTTAGATCAAACAGGTGCAGGATCTACAGTTCAGAAAAAACGTCAAATTTTAAAGGAAAACGCTAATTTCCCACTTACTATTGGGGGGACGCGATATAATGAAAAATAA